One stretch of Aeromicrobium fastidiosum DNA includes these proteins:
- a CDS encoding ComEC/Rec2 family competence protein, whose translation MAPGAVLSWCLAAWLVTTGSAVAAGISAGAVVVAAVLWHRRRAVPLLLAAVCVAAVAASCGWRLATIEQSPLVDLAQSGRLVTLEVQVNRDARVFTQRGRESTVVGVVVRRVAANGLDLRLRDSATAFVDGRATDLVVGQRLVVQGRLAPSDRSDESVTIDVVRRGTSSGVAWWWAASEHVREGVRQAVAPLSDEPRGLVPALVDGDEGGVTDGIEEDFRRSGLTHLMAVSGTNLTIVLAVTMAVARAAGARRRGLVVVGALSIAAFVLLARPEPSVVRAAAMGAVGVAALGFGSRGGLRALCWAVVVLLFVDPWLSRSPGFVLSVSATAGILVLAPVFARRLETWMPRWCALAIGVPVAAQLVCTPTIAALSGEVSLVAVFANLVAAPAVAPATVAGLVGGLLSLVWVPAGHACGLVAGACASWILTVGHTAAGLDAASFEWHAPWQVLIVLVPVVTWLAVRLSSRPVLFVGVVLGFAVGVWRPPETGWPPPGWVMVSCDVGQGDATVLPVAPGEAVVIDVGEDDAPVDRCLDGLGVHTLRLLVLTHGDADHVDGWRGAVHGRRVDQVVVGTSGGPDVPGVPTHTAAAGEAFAVGETSADVLWPPADEPPAGDRNGVSVVLRATVRGVHLMLTGDVGEEAQQRILRSGVDVTADVLKVPHHGSADQEPRFIDAVGARIATISAGEDNDYGHPTAALLALLRARGTQWWRTDLDGDIAVVLREGRLHVVSRG comes from the coding sequence ATGGCCCCGGGCGCTGTCCTGTCGTGGTGCCTCGCGGCCTGGCTCGTCACCACGGGATCGGCCGTTGCCGCCGGCATCTCGGCCGGCGCGGTGGTCGTGGCGGCGGTGCTGTGGCATCGACGCCGCGCCGTCCCCCTGCTGCTGGCCGCGGTGTGCGTCGCGGCGGTCGCAGCCTCGTGCGGGTGGCGGCTCGCGACGATCGAGCAGTCGCCGTTGGTCGACCTGGCGCAGAGCGGACGCCTCGTGACCCTCGAGGTGCAGGTCAACCGCGATGCGCGGGTGTTCACCCAGCGCGGCCGCGAGTCGACCGTGGTCGGGGTCGTCGTCCGGCGGGTCGCTGCGAACGGTCTCGACCTGCGGCTGCGCGACAGCGCGACGGCCTTCGTCGACGGCCGGGCCACCGACCTGGTCGTCGGGCAACGGCTCGTCGTGCAGGGGCGACTCGCACCGTCCGACCGCTCCGACGAGAGCGTCACGATCGACGTCGTGCGCCGGGGGACGTCGAGCGGTGTCGCCTGGTGGTGGGCGGCGTCCGAGCACGTCCGTGAGGGCGTGCGGCAGGCCGTGGCCCCGTTGTCCGACGAGCCGCGCGGCCTCGTCCCCGCTCTCGTCGACGGCGACGAGGGAGGTGTCACCGACGGCATCGAGGAGGACTTCCGCCGCAGCGGCCTGACGCACCTCATGGCCGTCTCCGGCACCAACCTGACGATCGTGCTGGCGGTCACGATGGCCGTAGCCCGCGCCGCCGGAGCCCGTCGTCGCGGGCTGGTCGTCGTCGGGGCGCTGTCGATCGCGGCATTCGTGCTGCTGGCCAGGCCCGAGCCCAGCGTCGTCCGTGCGGCAGCGATGGGCGCGGTCGGCGTCGCCGCACTGGGCTTCGGGTCACGCGGGGGCCTGCGGGCGCTCTGCTGGGCCGTCGTCGTGCTGCTGTTCGTCGACCCGTGGCTGTCGCGGTCGCCCGGGTTCGTCCTCTCGGTCAGCGCGACCGCCGGCATCCTGGTGCTGGCACCCGTGTTCGCGCGCCGGCTCGAGACCTGGATGCCGCGGTGGTGCGCGCTGGCGATCGGGGTGCCGGTGGCGGCCCAGCTGGTGTGCACGCCGACGATCGCGGCCTTGTCGGGCGAGGTGTCGCTGGTGGCCGTGTTCGCCAACCTGGTCGCCGCACCGGCGGTCGCGCCGGCGACCGTGGCAGGGCTGGTGGGCGGACTCCTGTCCCTCGTGTGGGTGCCTGCGGGACATGCGTGCGGCTTGGTCGCGGGGGCGTGCGCGAGCTGGATCCTCACGGTGGGGCACACCGCGGCGGGCCTCGACGCTGCGTCGTTCGAGTGGCACGCGCCGTGGCAGGTGCTGATCGTGCTGGTGCCGGTCGTGACGTGGCTGGCCGTGCGGCTGTCGTCGCGCCCGGTGCTGTTCGTGGGCGTCGTGCTGGGCTTTGCGGTCGGGGTGTGGCGGCCGCCCGAGACGGGTTGGCCCCCACCCGGATGGGTCATGGTCAGCTGCGACGTCGGGCAGGGCGACGCCACGGTGCTGCCCGTCGCGCCGGGGGAGGCCGTCGTCATCGACGTCGGGGAGGACGACGCGCCCGTCGACCGGTGCCTCGACGGGTTGGGGGTCCACACCCTTCGCCTGCTCGTGCTGACCCACGGCGACGCCGACCACGTCGACGGCTGGCGCGGTGCCGTGCACGGTCGCCGGGTCGACCAGGTCGTCGTCGGCACGTCGGGTGGGCCCGACGTGCCCGGGGTGCCGACGCACACGGCAGCGGCGGGGGAGGCCTTCGCCGTCGGCGAGACGTCCGCCGACGTGCTCTGGCCGCCGGCCGACGAGCCGCCTGCAGGCGACCGCAACGGCGTCAGCGTCGTGCTGCGGGCGACGGTCCGTGGCGTCCACCTGATGCTGACCGGCGACGTCGGCGAGGAGGCCCAGCAGCGCATCCTTCGGTCGGGCGTCGACGTCACGGCCGACGTGCTCAAGGTGCCGCACCACGGCAGCGCCGACCAGGAACCGCGGTTCATCGACGCGGTCGGTGCCCGCATCGCCACGATCAGCGCCGGGGAGGACAACGACTACGGGCATCCCACGGCGGCCCTGCTCGCGCTGCTGCGGGCGCGCGGCACGCAGTGGTGGCGCACCGACCTCGACGGCGACATCGCGGTCGTGCTCCGCGAGGGTCGGCTCCACGTGGTCAGTCGGGGCTAG
- the holA gene encoding DNA polymerase III subunit delta: MASAFGKILLITGNAEFLADRTRAKAIAFVTAEQPECEVATTTASGLQPGELAGLTSPSLFSDATALVLTELQDLPDVAQSELLAYVAEPSPDIAVVLVHSGGQKGKGLLDKLRKAAVVSEVKLEQPKYERDYARWVVTEVRDLGARIDEQAAAYLVAAVGQDLRALAGAADQLVANLEKGTDISTSLVQQYFGGRADVRGYEIADATIDGRIDIALEQARWAESAKVAPVLITSALATGLRSLAKLSGAPEGLRDNELAAHIGAPPFKIRSMRQQLRSWDAPGLAAAISAVAQADLDVKGGAADPAFAVERMVLAVAAQRRR; encoded by the coding sequence GTGGCCTCGGCATTCGGCAAGATCCTGCTCATCACCGGCAACGCCGAGTTCCTCGCCGATCGCACCCGGGCCAAGGCGATCGCCTTCGTCACCGCCGAGCAGCCCGAGTGCGAGGTGGCCACCACGACGGCATCGGGCCTGCAGCCCGGCGAGCTCGCCGGCCTCACCAGCCCGTCGCTGTTCAGCGATGCCACGGCCCTCGTGCTGACCGAGCTGCAGGACCTGCCCGACGTCGCGCAGTCCGAGCTGCTGGCCTATGTCGCCGAGCCGTCGCCCGACATCGCGGTCGTGCTCGTCCACAGCGGTGGGCAGAAGGGCAAGGGTCTGCTCGACAAGCTGCGCAAGGCCGCCGTCGTCAGCGAGGTCAAGCTCGAGCAGCCCAAGTACGAGCGCGACTACGCCCGCTGGGTCGTCACCGAGGTGCGCGACCTCGGGGCCCGCATCGACGAGCAGGCCGCGGCCTACCTCGTGGCCGCCGTCGGACAGGATCTGCGGGCGCTCGCGGGCGCGGCCGACCAGCTCGTGGCCAACCTCGAGAAGGGCACCGACATCAGCACCTCGCTGGTGCAGCAGTACTTCGGTGGACGCGCCGACGTCCGTGGCTACGAGATCGCCGACGCCACGATCGACGGCCGCATCGACATCGCGCTCGAGCAGGCCCGGTGGGCGGAGTCGGCCAAGGTCGCGCCCGTCCTCATCACGAGCGCCCTCGCGACGGGCCTGCGGTCGCTGGCCAAGCTCTCGGGTGCCCCCGAGGGGCTGCGCGACAACGAGCTGGCCGCCCACATCGGGGCACCGCCGTTCAAGATCCGGTCGATGCGGCAGCAGCTGCGCAGCTGGGACGCGCCGGGCCTGGCGGCAGCGATCTCCGCGGTCGCCCAGGCCGATCTCGACGTCAAGGGCGGCGCGGCCGATCCAGCGTTCGCGGTCGAGCGGATGGTCCTGGCCGTCGCAGCCCAGCGACGGCGCTAG
- a CDS encoding sodium:solute symporter family protein, which produces MLRAADDTFRLNADFFDYTIIALYFAVVLGIGVLARRQVSSSLDFFLSGRSLPAWVTGLAFISANLGAVEIMGMSANGAEFGVATFHYFWIGAVPAMLFLGIVMMPFYYGSGVRSVPEFMRRRFGTGAHLVNALSFSVAQLLIAGINLYLLATIVNRLLGWPLWVSLIVAAIVVLSYITLGGLSAAIYNEVLQFFVIVAALTPLTIIALHKVGGWQGIKDKVQPGPEQLSSWPGTDLTGIDNPVLSTIGIVFGLGFVLSFGYWTTNFVEVQRAMASDSLSSARRAPIIGAFPKMFIPFIVIIPGMAAAIIIPEIANLKSGEGSSGGATYNDAILLLMRDLLPNGMLGVAIAGLLASFMAGMAANISAFNTVFSYDLWQQYVQKDKPDGYYTGVGRIATVAATVIAIGTAYFASNYDNLMNYLQTLFGFFNAPLFATFILGMFWKRMSATAGWTGLVAGTGAAIAVAFLSEDAFGGASTGVLALSGQGASFAAAGAAFVVDIVVSVVVTFMTRPRDPKELEGLVYSLTPKESLVDPDAGSLPWYQSPTRLAGLGLVIVIVLNLLFR; this is translated from the coding sequence ATGCTCCGGGCAGCAGACGACACGTTCAGACTCAACGCCGACTTCTTCGACTACACGATCATCGCGCTGTACTTCGCGGTCGTGCTCGGGATCGGGGTGCTGGCGAGGCGGCAGGTGTCGTCGAGCCTCGACTTCTTCTTGTCGGGACGCTCGCTGCCCGCCTGGGTCACGGGGCTCGCGTTCATCTCGGCCAATCTCGGCGCGGTCGAGATCATGGGCATGTCGGCCAACGGCGCCGAGTTCGGCGTCGCGACGTTCCACTACTTCTGGATCGGCGCGGTGCCGGCGATGCTGTTCCTCGGCATCGTGATGATGCCGTTCTACTACGGCTCCGGGGTGCGGAGCGTCCCGGAGTTCATGCGTCGGCGCTTCGGCACCGGTGCCCACCTGGTCAATGCGCTGAGCTTCTCGGTCGCCCAGCTGCTGATCGCGGGCATCAATCTCTACCTGCTCGCGACGATCGTCAACCGCCTGCTGGGGTGGCCGCTGTGGGTGTCGCTGATCGTCGCCGCGATCGTGGTGCTCAGCTACATCACGCTCGGAGGACTCTCAGCGGCGATCTACAACGAGGTGCTGCAGTTCTTCGTGATCGTCGCCGCGCTGACGCCGCTGACGATCATCGCGCTGCACAAGGTCGGCGGTTGGCAGGGCATCAAGGACAAGGTGCAGCCCGGCCCCGAGCAGCTGTCGTCGTGGCCCGGCACCGACCTGACCGGCATCGACAACCCCGTGCTGTCGACGATCGGCATCGTGTTCGGCCTCGGCTTCGTGCTGTCGTTCGGCTACTGGACGACCAACTTCGTCGAGGTGCAGCGGGCCATGGCGTCCGACTCGCTGTCGTCGGCGCGACGGGCCCCGATCATCGGCGCGTTCCCGAAGATGTTCATCCCGTTCATCGTGATCATCCCCGGCATGGCGGCGGCGATCATCATCCCCGAGATCGCCAACCTCAAGTCGGGGGAGGGCAGCTCGGGTGGCGCGACCTACAACGACGCGATCCTGCTGCTGATGCGCGACCTGCTGCCCAACGGCATGCTCGGCGTCGCGATCGCCGGCCTGCTCGCCTCGTTCATGGCCGGCATGGCCGCCAACATCTCGGCGTTCAACACGGTCTTCTCGTACGACCTGTGGCAGCAGTACGTGCAGAAGGACAAGCCCGACGGCTACTACACGGGCGTGGGGCGCATCGCGACCGTCGCGGCGACCGTCATCGCGATCGGCACGGCGTACTTCGCGTCCAACTACGACAACCTCATGAACTACCTGCAAACGCTGTTCGGCTTCTTCAACGCCCCGCTGTTCGCGACGTTCATCCTCGGCATGTTCTGGAAGCGCATGTCGGCGACGGCCGGCTGGACGGGCCTCGTCGCGGGCACGGGCGCCGCGATCGCCGTCGCCTTCCTGAGCGAGGACGCCTTCGGTGGCGCGTCGACCGGCGTGCTGGCGCTGTCGGGCCAGGGCGCGAGCTTCGCGGCGGCGGGCGCGGCGTTCGTCGTCGACATCGTGGTGAGCGTCGTCGTCACCTTCATGACGAGGCCACGTGACCCCAAGGAGCTCGAGGGCCTCGTGTACTCGCTGACGCCCAAGGAGTCGCTCGTCGACCCCGACGCCGGCTCGCTGCCGTGGTACCAGTCCCCGACGAGGCTGGCCGGCCTCGGCCTGGTCATCGTCATCGTCCTCAACCTGCTGTTCCGCTAG
- a CDS encoding ComEA family DNA-binding protein, whose translation MKPLHRDDPLDETRADIARRRLAQLAASFDAELPPAEEPEAPQRRRVEIPHARALATIAVAASVLLVWWLLAGRPDSSPPVAPLSLSSAGTGSPAVQGQAAAQAQPLIIDVVGDVKKPGIVTLPKGSRVYEAIEAAGGLDGRVDTTALNMARELTDGEQVLVGIDPVDPGVAGAPGSPGTTGAAPAGTKVNLNTATAEQLDALPGVGPVTAQAILAWRDTNGRFGSVDDLLDVKGIGDATLAELRDLVVV comes from the coding sequence GTGAAGCCGCTGCACCGAGACGACCCGCTCGACGAGACCCGTGCCGACATCGCCCGGCGACGGCTCGCGCAGCTGGCTGCCTCGTTCGACGCCGAGCTGCCGCCCGCCGAGGAGCCCGAGGCACCCCAGCGCCGCCGGGTCGAGATCCCGCACGCGCGTGCCCTGGCGACGATCGCGGTCGCGGCATCGGTGCTGCTGGTGTGGTGGCTGCTCGCTGGCCGTCCCGACAGCAGCCCGCCCGTCGCCCCGCTGTCGCTCTCGTCGGCAGGCACTGGCTCGCCAGCGGTCCAGGGGCAGGCAGCGGCGCAGGCGCAGCCCCTGATCATCGACGTCGTGGGCGACGTCAAGAAGCCGGGCATCGTGACGCTGCCGAAGGGATCGCGGGTCTACGAGGCGATCGAGGCGGCCGGCGGGCTCGACGGCCGGGTCGACACCACGGCGCTCAACATGGCCCGCGAGCTGACCGACGGCGAGCAGGTGCTGGTCGGGATCGATCCCGTCGACCCGGGTGTGGCCGGTGCACCCGGTTCACCCGGGACGACGGGAGCCGCCCCGGCCGGCACCAAGGTCAACCTCAACACCGCCACGGCCGAACAGCTCGACGCGTTGCCCGGCGTCGGCCCCGTCACGGCGCAGGCGATCCTCGCGTGGCGCGACACCAACGGACGGTTCGGGTCGGTCGACGACCTGCTCGACGTCAAGGGCATCGGCGACGCGACCCTGGCCGAGCTCCGCGATCTCGTCGTGGTGTGA
- a CDS encoding DegV family protein produces the protein MIGIVTDSTSSLDPDDAEREHIVVVPLQVIIGADVYTEGDDVTADMIAEALAAFVPVSTSRPTPDDFLAVYERLAAEGAESIVSVHLSARMSGTLESAQLASKQASVPVVCIDSTQVGVATGFAAGRAAQARDAGADAAGVADAARGAGESSVVLMYVDTLEYLRRGGRVGAAAALIGSALAVKPILTITDGVVVPLERVRTQAKALARLEALAVEKAAACDDGFDIGVQHLASLTTATAVAERLATALERESIPVDEVGAAIGAHVGPGMISVTITPR, from the coding sequence ATGATCGGCATCGTCACGGACTCGACGTCCTCGCTCGACCCCGACGATGCGGAGCGCGAGCACATCGTGGTCGTGCCGCTGCAGGTCATCATCGGGGCCGACGTCTACACCGAGGGCGACGACGTCACGGCCGACATGATCGCCGAGGCGCTGGCCGCGTTCGTGCCCGTCAGCACCTCGCGTCCCACCCCCGACGACTTCCTGGCGGTGTACGAGCGGCTGGCCGCCGAGGGTGCCGAGTCGATCGTCTCGGTGCACCTCAGCGCCCGCATGTCGGGCACGCTCGAGTCGGCTCAGCTGGCGTCCAAGCAGGCCAGCGTGCCCGTCGTCTGCATCGACTCGACCCAGGTGGGTGTCGCGACAGGCTTCGCCGCCGGCCGTGCCGCGCAGGCCCGCGATGCCGGAGCCGATGCGGCCGGCGTTGCGGATGCGGCCCGCGGGGCCGGCGAGAGCTCGGTCGTGCTGATGTACGTCGACACCCTGGAGTACCTCAGGCGGGGTGGACGTGTCGGGGCCGCTGCGGCGCTGATCGGCTCGGCGCTCGCGGTCAAGCCGATCCTGACGATCACCGACGGCGTCGTCGTGCCGCTCGAGCGCGTCCGCACCCAGGCCAAGGCACTGGCCAGGCTCGAGGCGCTGGCCGTCGAGAAGGCGGCGGCCTGTGACGACGGGTTCGACATCGGCGTTCAGCACTTGGCCAGCCTGACCACGGCGACGGCGGTGGCCGAGCGGCTGGCCACGGCGCTCGAGCGCGAGTCGATCCCGGTCGACGAGGTCGGTGCCGCGATCGGCGCACACGTGGGGCCCGGCATGATCTCGGTAACCATCACCCCCCGCTGA
- the leuS gene encoding leucine--tRNA ligase, which produces MSTPDETTATHRYTSDLAGEIERRWQDRWDAEGTFEAPNPVGDLAGGDASELGDKFFIMDMFPYPSGAGLHVGHPLGYIATDVVGRYRRMQGDNVLHALGYDAFGLPAEIHAVQTGEHPRTNTLANITNMRRQLRRLGLAHDPRRSFATIDPDFVRWTQWIFIQIFESWYDEEQQRARPISELRAEYESGERTAPDGAGWADLEPLERRLLIDSRRLAYVDESPVNWCPGLGTVLANEEVTADGRSERGNFPVFTRNLRQWKMRITAYSDRLIDDLERVDWPESVKNMQRNWIGRSHGARVRFQVETAATSFDVFTTRPDTLFGATYAVLAPEHELVETLVADEWPAGTPRSWTNGVETPAEAVAAYRAMAAAKTDVERQENKEKTGVFTGSYATNPVNGEQIPVFIADYVLTGYGTGAIMAVPGGDQRDFEFAEAYGLPIIHTVQPPEGHEGAYPGEGPAINSAQTGDDAGLDVNGLDINGLGVAEAKTAVVEWLQAHGAGEGTTTYRLRDWLFSRQRYWGEPFPIVYDESDQPIAVPDHLLPVELPEVPDYSPKTYEPGDADSTPEPPLARADDWVHVTLDLGDGPRPYRRETNTMPNWAGSSWYELRYTDPHNPDAVTDPANERYWLGPKTPGGTGGVDLYVGGVEHAVLHLLYARFWHKVMFDLGHVSSEEPFHRLFNQGYIQAYAYVDERGVYVDATQVEEHDGGHFFEGRPVTREYGKMGKSLKNVVTPDEMYEAYGADTFRVYEMSMGPLDVSRPWETRAVVGSQRFLQRVWRLLVDEETGGSRVDEAELDTETLHVLHTTIDGVRGDMEHMRFNTAVAKLIELTNHLTKAGVTSRAAVEPLVLMLAPLAPHLAEELWSRLGHEESLTHAAFPVADPAHLASSSVTCVVQVLGKVRGKIEVSPDISDDELTALALAEPNVITSIDGREIRKVIVKAPKLVSIVV; this is translated from the coding sequence GTGAGCACGCCTGACGAGACCACCGCGACCCACCGCTACACCAGTGACCTGGCCGGTGAGATCGAGCGCCGCTGGCAGGACCGGTGGGACGCCGAGGGGACGTTCGAGGCACCCAACCCCGTCGGCGATCTCGCGGGCGGCGACGCGTCCGAGCTCGGCGACAAGTTCTTCATCATGGACATGTTCCCGTACCCGTCGGGCGCGGGGCTGCACGTCGGCCACCCCTTGGGCTACATCGCGACCGACGTGGTCGGCCGCTACCGCCGCATGCAGGGCGACAACGTCCTGCACGCCCTGGGTTACGACGCCTTCGGCCTGCCCGCCGAGATCCACGCTGTGCAGACGGGCGAGCACCCTCGCACGAACACCCTGGCCAACATCACGAACATGCGCCGCCAGCTGCGCCGCCTGGGCCTGGCGCACGACCCGCGTCGCAGCTTCGCGACGATCGACCCCGACTTCGTCCGCTGGACGCAGTGGATCTTCATCCAGATCTTCGAGTCGTGGTACGACGAGGAGCAGCAGCGCGCCCGCCCCATCAGCGAGCTGCGGGCCGAGTACGAGTCGGGCGAGCGCACGGCCCCCGACGGCGCCGGCTGGGCCGATCTCGAGCCGCTCGAGCGTCGCCTGCTGATCGACTCGCGCCGCCTGGCGTACGTCGACGAGTCGCCGGTCAACTGGTGCCCCGGCCTGGGCACGGTGCTGGCCAACGAGGAGGTGACCGCCGACGGTCGCAGCGAGCGCGGCAACTTCCCGGTGTTCACCCGCAACCTGCGCCAGTGGAAGATGCGCATCACGGCCTACTCCGACCGCCTCATCGACGACCTCGAGCGCGTCGACTGGCCCGAGTCGGTCAAGAACATGCAGCGCAACTGGATCGGACGCTCGCACGGTGCGCGCGTGCGGTTCCAGGTCGAGACCGCCGCGACGTCCTTCGACGTGTTCACGACCCGGCCCGACACGCTGTTCGGCGCGACGTACGCCGTGCTGGCCCCCGAGCACGAGCTCGTCGAGACGCTGGTCGCGGACGAGTGGCCCGCCGGCACGCCCCGTAGCTGGACCAACGGGGTGGAGACGCCCGCCGAGGCCGTCGCCGCGTACCGCGCCATGGCTGCGGCGAAGACCGACGTCGAGCGCCAGGAGAACAAGGAGAAGACCGGCGTCTTCACGGGCTCCTACGCGACCAACCCCGTCAACGGCGAGCAGATCCCCGTCTTCATCGCCGACTACGTCCTCACGGGCTACGGCACCGGCGCGATCATGGCCGTCCCAGGCGGCGACCAGCGCGACTTCGAGTTCGCCGAGGCGTACGGGCTGCCGATCATCCACACGGTCCAGCCGCCCGAGGGGCACGAGGGTGCCTACCCGGGCGAGGGCCCGGCGATCAACTCCGCGCAGACCGGTGACGACGCGGGCCTCGACGTCAACGGGCTCGACATCAACGGTCTGGGCGTCGCGGAGGCCAAGACCGCCGTGGTCGAGTGGCTGCAGGCCCACGGGGCCGGCGAGGGCACGACGACGTACCGCTTGCGCGACTGGCTGTTCAGCCGCCAGCGCTACTGGGGCGAGCCGTTCCCGATCGTCTACGACGAGTCCGACCAGCCCATCGCGGTGCCCGACCACCTGCTGCCGGTCGAGCTGCCCGAGGTGCCCGACTACTCGCCCAAGACATACGAGCCGGGCGACGCCGACAGCACGCCCGAGCCGCCGTTGGCACGCGCCGACGACTGGGTGCACGTGACGCTCGACCTCGGCGACGGTCCGCGTCCCTACCGTCGCGAGACCAACACGATGCCCAACTGGGCCGGATCGTCCTGGTACGAGCTGCGCTACACCGACCCCCACAACCCCGATGCGGTCACAGACCCCGCCAACGAGCGCTACTGGCTGGGCCCGAAGACGCCGGGTGGCACGGGCGGCGTCGACCTGTACGTCGGCGGCGTCGAGCACGCCGTGCTGCACCTGTTGTACGCGCGCTTCTGGCACAAGGTGATGTTCGACCTCGGCCACGTGTCGAGCGAGGAGCCGTTCCACCGGCTGTTCAACCAGGGCTACATCCAGGCGTATGCGTACGTCGACGAGCGCGGCGTCTACGTCGACGCCACGCAGGTCGAGGAGCACGACGGCGGCCACTTCTTCGAGGGGCGGCCGGTCACCCGCGAGTACGGCAAGATGGGCAAGAGCCTCAAGAACGTCGTGACGCCCGACGAGATGTACGAGGCCTACGGTGCCGACACGTTCCGGGTCTACGAGATGTCCATGGGTCCGCTCGACGTGTCCCGGCCCTGGGAGACCCGCGCCGTCGTCGGCTCGCAGCGCTTCCTGCAGCGGGTGTGGCGACTGCTGGTCGACGAGGAGACCGGCGGGTCGCGCGTCGACGAGGCCGAGCTCGACACCGAGACGCTGCACGTCCTGCACACCACGATCGACGGCGTGCGCGGCGACATGGAGCACATGCGGTTCAACACCGCGGTGGCCAAGCTCATCGAGCTGACCAACCACCTGACGAAGGCCGGCGTCACGAGTCGGGCCGCGGTCGAGCCGCTCGTGCTGATGCTCGCGCCGCTGGCCCCCCACCTCGCCGAGGAGCTCTGGTCGCGTCTCGGCCACGAGGAGTCGCTGACCCACGCGGCGTTCCCCGTCGCCGACCCGGCGCACCTCGCCTCGTCGTCGGTGACGTGCGTCGTGCAGGTGCTCGGCAAGGTGCGCGGCAAGATCGAGGTCAGCCCCGACATCTCCGACGACGAGCTGACCGCCCTGGCGCTGGCCGAGCCCAACGTCATCACGTCGATCGACGGCCGAGAGATCCGCAAGGTCATCGTCAAGGCTCCCAAGCTGGTCAGCATCGTCGTGTGA
- the rpsT gene encoding 30S ribosomal protein S20, translating into MANIKSQIKRNRQNELARERNKSVRSALKTAVRRFEEAIASGNADDAKKLASVATQKLDKAASKKVIHKNQAANRKSAIAKKAAAL; encoded by the coding sequence GTGGCGAACATCAAGTCGCAGATCAAGCGCAACCGCCAGAACGAGCTGGCTCGCGAGCGCAACAAGTCCGTGCGCTCCGCGCTCAAGACGGCCGTCCGTCGCTTCGAGGAGGCCATCGCCTCCGGCAACGCCGACGACGCCAAGAAGCTCGCCAGCGTCGCCACGCAGAAGCTCGACAAGGCCGCCTCCAAGAAGGTCATCCACAAGAACCAGGCTGCCAACCGCAAGTCGGCCATCGCCAAGAAGGCCGCCGCGCTCTGA
- a CDS encoding heparan-alpha-glucosaminide N-acetyltransferase domain-containing protein, producing MLGTRPRPRRSRVDAVDLARGVALLGMMFVHLGPMWTGASPPVGQIIASGRAAPLFAMLAGVALSLVHRRDPQGAGSVRATCIRAVILIAMGLSLGSLDQMPVYVILAFYGLMIVVALPFRGLPARALIALGLAWAVVAPVLLLWLQIEHGAVMSDQAELSDALPPWSLLTELIVWGAYPAGVWFAYVLVGLGVGRLDLGRAKIAVAVLLGGVVLLGVSLGTGAVAIARGVFDDWYVQGWQQLFVRASYPFEPAQWRELWFVGEHTSRPLNVIGAIGSALVVIGLCALVVRLPWSRWVLLPVRAAGAMTLSLYTVHVLWTWRIVVHRRASDDPFGSTGSYGDWAIQAIVLCAVATVWLAFCPRGPLESVVRLVSTWRPGRPGRVRQQRNNAPA from the coding sequence ATGCTCGGCACCCGGCCCCGGCCCCGGCGCAGCCGCGTCGACGCGGTCGACCTCGCGCGGGGCGTCGCGCTGCTCGGCATGATGTTCGTGCACCTCGGTCCGATGTGGACGGGTGCCAGCCCGCCCGTGGGGCAGATCATCGCGAGCGGACGGGCCGCACCGCTGTTCGCGATGCTGGCCGGGGTCGCGCTGTCGCTGGTGCACCGACGCGATCCGCAGGGCGCGGGATCGGTGCGGGCCACCTGCATCCGGGCCGTGATCCTGATCGCGATGGGGCTGTCGCTCGGCTCGCTCGACCAGATGCCGGTCTACGTCATCCTCGCGTTCTACGGCCTGATGATCGTCGTGGCGCTGCCGTTCCGTGGCCTGCCTGCTCGCGCCCTGATCGCCCTGGGCCTGGCCTGGGCCGTCGTGGCACCCGTGCTGCTGCTGTGGCTGCAGATCGAGCACGGCGCGGTGATGTCCGACCAGGCCGAGCTGAGCGACGCCCTGCCACCGTGGTCGCTGCTCACCGAGCTGATCGTCTGGGGTGCGTATCCCGCGGGGGTGTGGTTCGCGTACGTGCTGGTGGGCCTCGGTGTCGGTCGCCTCGATCTGGGTCGGGCGAAGATCGCGGTCGCCGTCCTGCTCGGCGGCGTCGTGCTGCTGGGGGTCTCGCTCGGGACCGGGGCCGTCGCGATCGCCCGGGGCGTGTTCGACGACTGGTACGTCCAGGGGTGGCAGCAGCTGTTCGTGCGCGCCTCGTATCCGTTCGAGCCGGCGCAGTGGCGCGAGCTGTGGTTCGTGGGGGAGCACACCTCACGACCGCTCAACGTCATCGGCGCGATCGGCTCGGCGCTGGTCGTGATCGGCCTGTGCGCCCTGGTGGTCCGGCTGCCATGGTCGCGATGGGTCCTGCTGCCGGTGAGGGCCGCCGGTGCGATGACCCTGTCGCTCTACACGGTGCACGTCCTCTGGACATGGCGGATCGTGGTGCACCGCCGGGCGAGCGACGACCCGTTCGGGTCGACCGGCAGCTACGGCGACTGGGCAATCCAGGCCATCGTCCTGTGCGCGGTCGCCACGGTGTGGCTGGCGTTCTGTCCTCGCGGGCCGCTGGAGTCTGTCGTCAGGCTCGTCTCGACGTGGCGACCGGGACGGCCGGGCCGAGTGCGTCAGCAACGAAACAACGCCCCGGCCTGA